One Chaetodon auriga isolate fChaAug3 chromosome 11, fChaAug3.hap1, whole genome shotgun sequence genomic window, aatgtgttttgaaattgAACGCCAAACATTTCAAATTGCCTAACATTTTGGCGAGAAGAATTCCcaaattattcacatttttgGACGGATGTGCAGCTCTGTTGGCTGTCTGTCGGCTCTTTTCTTGGCCGGTCGAAACTTCAAGTGACATCAggcacatgtttttgttttgatctACTTTCCAGTGATGGATCGTTTCCCTATGACTCTGTCCCCTGGCAACAAAACACCAACCAGCCCCCTGGGTCATTGTCCGTGGTTACAACAGTGTGGGGCGTGACCAATACGTCGCAGAGTCAGGTATGACCATGCCTGAGCAGCATCCAGCCTGGCATTATATAAGTTCTAGCACACAATCAGTGCTTGACTGAGAGGGTTtatctgctttgtttatttcacaaaCCAAATGGATATTTTACCTTCCTGTGTGATGCTCTGTTAAACCCAGGTGCTCGGTAACCCAATGGCTAATAGCAATAACCCCATGAATCCTGGAGGTAACCCTATGGGATCAGGTATGTCTGCCAGCGCAGCAGGGCTCAACTCACCCCAGTTCAGTgctcagcagcaacagtttcCAAACAAAGGAGGCTCCAACCAACCGTACATGCAGCAGGGCATGTACGGCAGGCCCGGCTACCCTGGAGGTCCTGGGGGATACAGTGGGAGGTAAGAGACTGGATACGActcagtttcttttttaaaaaaaatcaagcaatAAAATTTACTATAATGACTAAAACATGTGttcccttttgttttgtttttttaaacatctttttTATAGTTATTCTGGAGGCCCAAACGCCCCACCAGGCGGTATGGGAATGACCTCCCACACACGTCCTCCCGGTGACTTCACTCAGCCAGCCGCCgccgctgcagcagctgctgtcgcTGCCGCTGCAGCCACAGCAACGGCCACGGCAACAGCCACGgtagcagctctgcaggaaacCCAGAATAAAGATATGAATCAGTATGGACAGGTACAGTGCGCACCTGCTACCAGCCGTAACCACTTACCAAAATAGATTGTAAACTACAAACATACACAGGAACCTATTATCCAACACCTGCTAGAGATCCAAAGTAATCACATTAAAGCTGAAACCTTCTGTTTTGCCTCCAGATGTGTTCATCGTTCCAAATGGGCCCCGCTCAGGCCTACAACAGCCAGTTCATGAACCAGCCAGGCCCACGAGGCCCCCCCGGAGGTATGAATCCAGCCAGCATGGGATCAGGCATGAACAACCCTAATATGAGCGGGCCTCCCATGGGCATGAACCAGGCTCGAACCCCAGGCATGGGGCCTTTTGGCGGTCACGGCCAACGGATGCCTCAGCAAGGGTATCCCAGTGGACCTCGACAGGGCATGCCCATGCAGGGGATCAAGAGACCATATCCTGGAGAGGTGAGTGGGAAGATCCGATAATTAAAACAATCTGGAGATTATGGGCTTCATTTTCATGCAGGCGCGAAGCTCGGGCAAACGTGGTGTTTATGCATTTCGGTTGGCCACGTTGGTCGTGTTTATGCTGATCAGGTGGCTCAGTCTTTTCCGTGCAGTTGATTAAACGGCTGTGCTCATcgcacagcagcaggagtgaTCCGTGTGTTCCGTCTGATTCGAGAGGAGTGCTGCGGAActtcattaattatttaaatctCCTGACGAGGTGACAGGATCTAAGGTTAATTGTTAATGTGCCGTGTTTTTCTAAACCTCAGACTGGATTCCAGCTTTAACAgtaaaaacatcagcagagacGCAGCGAAAGCAGATctttacagacatttttaaaagcagaaatccaaatgcagaatatttttttctgccatGTCAAGGGGAGTATTACAGTTTTCTGTTGTGTCACTTGCAGCCGTGGTTCTAAATGTAATGATAAATAACTGATTTCTGAGTCCTGTGTGTCATATAGTACAGAAAACACGTGTTAAACATCTTTTCCTCTAACTGTCTTCTTCCAGGCGAGTTACGGGGGTCAGCAGTACGGGCCCAACAGTCAGTTCCCACCACAGCAGGGCCAGTACCCCACATCAAACGCCTCCAGGCCACTGCCGTCTCCTAACTACCCGAACCAGAGGATGCCAGGGCAGCAGGGCCAAGGACAGTACCCACCTGGCATGCCCATGGGCCAGTACTACAAGGTCTGTTAGGCTCCACCATACATCCATCAGCATGCACTGTGCAGAGGGCTGAGACAGATTATTAGTTATATTTACTGCACATTTTGGAACAAACTACGTGCTTTATGCCTGGTGCTACTTCATTATTATTGCTCTTTATTTCCTTTACAGCAAGAGCCCTTCAATGGTCAGAGCACCAACTTCTCTGGAGGTGGATACTCCTACGGCCAAGGCAGCGGGGTTCGTTTTCAGCCAGACCTTTGTGCTAAATATGACCCACTTATATAGTATGTGAAATGAGTTATacagatgttttcattattgCGCTTTCCTGCCTTTAACAGCCCCCCAGGCCCGGTAACTACCCCCACTCCCCAGTCCCTGGAAACCCCACACCCCCTATGACCCCAGGAAGTGGTATTCCTCCATACCTGTCGCCAAACCAGGATGTGAAGCCCCCGTTTCCACCCGACATGAAACCAAATATGACAGCGCTACCGCCCCCTCCGAGTGAGTGTCCCAGCCGCCCTGAAACAAGCGGTTCACATAAagcatttgtttgctttgacCCTTATTTCCTCTGATGTGTTGTGTGACTTTGCCAGTGTTTGACTAAAagttaaccccccccccccaccttgttttccttccttctcagCTAACCCCAACGAGGAGCTGCGGCTGACGTTCCCAGTCAGGGATGGAGTGGTGCTGGAGCCGTTCCGCTTGGAGCACAACTTGGCTGTCAGTAACCACGTCTTCCACCTACGACCCTCCGTCCACCAGACCCTCATGTGGAGGTATGACCGCCGCACAAGCATCCAGTTCCACTACACTCGCACATTTGCTCTTATCAGTTTGATCTTGAAATTCCTGCAATAAAGCAGCGTTCTGCAAATGACTCTCATGTTCTCTTCCTCCCACAGGTCTGACCTTGAGCTGCAGTTTAAGTGCTACCACCACGAGGACAGGCAGATGAACACTAACTGGCCCGCCTCCGTCCAGGTCAGCGTCAACGCCACGCCCCTCACCATCGAGAGGGGGGACAACAAAACCTCCCACAAACCCCTGCACCTGAAGCACGTATGCCAGCCTGGAAGAAACACCATCCAGATCACAGTCACCGCCTGTTGCTGTGTGAGTGCACACGACCTGGACAATATATACTGTAACTACAAACGGTTCATAAATGTACTTCTTTCATTCAGCAGAGAGATCAGCTGGGATGATTATCAGCAGATGATTTAACTTTGTATATGCGTTGTGCTAACTAGACCTTCTGTTTgattttctatttgttttcatgttcttgTGTTGCTTTGCAGTCCCacctgtttgtgctgcagctggtcCACAGGCCATCTGTGCGATCCGTCCTCCAGGGACTCCTGAAGAAAAGACTCCTTCCTGCAGAACACTGCATCACCAAGAGTATGGCTCGTTTTCTCTCTTAGTGTACTTAATATGCATAAGTACATCTTAATTACACAAGCGCACACCTGCTTCTCCTTATGGTTTGCTTTGAAATAGGTCTTGAAGTATACGCGCGACTGTTCACAAAGTAATACCTTCGCTCTGAAACgctttgtcttttcagttaAGAGGAACTTCAGCAGCGTGGCGGCCTCAGCAGGCAACACCACCCTTAATGGGGAAGACGGCGTGGAGCAGACGGCCATTAAAGTGTCGCTGAAATGTCCCATTACCTTCCGGCGCATCCAGCTACCAGCACGAGGGCATGACTGCAAACACGTCCAGGTTTGTTCGAGTTTAAAGGGGCAGTTAAACTTTATTGCGATTTAAAAAATGGCGTCACATGTCGCTGCAAATGAGAGAGGATTATTCTTGTGATGTTGTTCTCCACAGTGCTTTGATCTGGAGTCCTACCTGCAGCTCAACTGTGAGAGGGGAACATGGAGGTGTCCTGTGTGCAAGTAAGAGAAAAGGGGGATGTGAAGATGGAATCACTAATAAGGAATGCCTCTGATGAATTATATCTAAtgcttctcttctcctttcagtAAAACAGCATTATTAGAAGGTCTGGAGGTGGACCAGTACATGTGGGGAATCCTCAATGCCATCCAAAAGTATGTTTCTTCACTTCCCTCTAAATCCACTCGCAACTTTCAGTGCATTGTTTCAAAATTAAACACACGCTTCCTACTCTCTCCTTCAACAGTTCAGAGTTTGAGGAGGTCACTATAGACCCGACGTGTAGCTGGAGACCTGTCCCCATTAAGTCTGAGCTACACATCAAAGAGGACCCCGACGGACCACTCGCCAAGCGCTTTAAGACCATGAGCCCCAGTCAGATGACCATGCCCAATGTGATGGAGATGATCGCCCAGCTGGGGCCTGGCCCTGTCCCAGGACACGGACCTGGCCACGGACCAGGTCCCAGCCCCTACCCTCAACACCCTGGTCAACATGGCGGTGGGAACGGGGGAGATTACTCTGGAGCAGGTAAAGAAAAGCCGCCAGGCTCCCACTGAAAGATAAATAACAGGATAGTCGTCTTGTCTtagctgttttgtattttatagCAGGAACTCCTGATGTGTCTGCTGTGCATTAAACAATGAAACGGCCCCAGAGAGAGTTTTATGCTGAACCTGTTTTAAAATGCCCTAAGCTCATTGCTCTGATAAATGTTAGATAACAGTAAAAAAGAACAACGCGTATATCCTGTTAAGTAACCGCTTTGAAAAGCAAACTTTTTGCAGCAGGTAGGGATTCGTCAAACAAGTCAGCAAGGCCAAACTGCAGTTAGCTTCCCGACAGAAACGTTTGTTCTTTTGTCCTTCAAGGCAACAGttaccacagccaagggaactTTGACTTCCCTCATGGGAACCCCTCCGGGGGTGgagtcggaggaggaggaagtggaggaggaggaggtcccCCTATGAATGACTTCATCCAGGGCCCCCAGCTCTCCCACCCCCCAGATGGACCTGGTGGTCTCCTCCCCCAGGACAAGCCCCTTAACCACGGCATGAATGATGCAGTAAGTGGGGTCGACTTCTGGGGCTGCTTGCTTTCATGCCATAAAGTACGCTTAAGGGAACAGAAAATAGTTTGGTCTGACTTAAGTTTTTTTGTCCTGGAGTATAATTTGCTACCTCAGGCTGAAACCTCACATATATGGATATTTTGTAAAACAGATATTTACTGTCCATGTGAACTTTCTCCGTACACACAGGGATGCAAAAATGATTTCAGACGCTCAAACAAGCAGTCCGGGCCAGTAGGTGGCGATAAAGTCGACATCAATAATACATTAAATGCCAGAGAAGAACATTCTGAGCGCGTGCAGTGAGCTTATTTTCCTTTGCTGATAGTTAAACAGATAATAGTagctcattatttatttatttgtagttGTTTAACACCTTTCTGGCAGCCTAGCAGTGCTAATCGAACGTCACTAACTATTAGTCCGCCATTGTTGGTTCAGATGCATGTTCATTACGCAAAGCTCTGAAAAACGTGCACTTTGACCTAAAACCTGCTGTTCGTGTGTGAACCAGAGGCCCAAACGCAGAGGAAGTGTTCATTTTGCAAAATATCTGTATATGTGTGATCAAGGCCTGAGTTTGAGGGAAATCTCGATGCTGAAATAAGAGACTCAGATTTGTCATCTGAACAAGGTGCAGCCTGTGCCTCTAGCCAGCATGTGTGCTCAGTCATGCTCACATGCTCATGTCACCGTATAATGTTGCAGCTGTACATGTCTgctgatcacagcttccatttAGAAGGCCTGTTCCATATTATTCACGCTGGGACTCATTTcgcttttcctctctttcttcccacgcatcccctcccccctccacctccttaACACTCTCTCcttcgctctctctcactgtatccttatcctcctcctcctcctcctcctcctcctctggctttctgtctccctctcgcACCTGCAGATGTCCCATCCCGATCAGCCCCATAACTCCATGCAGCAGATCTTGCATGCGTCTCCCCACCCTGGCAGCCAAACAGGGCCGCCCTTGCATCACAGCGGCCAGTCATCGCAGCCGCCTCGCCAGTCGCAGCCTCAGCCGCAGCCTCAGCAGCCTGGGCAGAACAGTCACCCGCACGGCGATCTGAACTTTAACCCCTCCTCAGACGGCCAGATGGGTCAGGGCGCCCAGGATATGCCTGAACCCTCCCTGGATGTAAGTGTGTCCACTTTTGGGCACCGTAAGCTACCTGTTAACAGCTAACattgtctgctgcagctgctctcatcTCTTTGCCGTGTGCTCTGACTCTCAAATTGCTTCGGATGGTAGCCGTGTTTACATGGACGCGGGCTTCCACGAGACACTGGAGCATGATTCAAAGTCGCCCGCCGTCAGAAAGATAAATATCTTTGCAGGTCGTTTAGCCTTGCCGCTCACTGGcctctttctgccttttgtcCACAGCTGCTTCCCGAGCTGGCCAACCCGGACGAGTTGCTATCATACCTGGACCCCCCCGACCTTCCCGCCAACAGCAACGACgaccttctctccctcttcgAGAACAACTAGCCCCTCGCCTCCCTTACAAAAACCCTCCTGCACCTGCGGGGGTCGTGATGTGTTTGACTGTCCGTCCACAGGCACTTCACCGACCTCCTGTCGACACTTCAAGCAGCCTCCTATgctcacgcacgcacatacGTACACGGTCTCTACAGATAATGTGTGGCATAGGAGCGCGGCTGAAAAGAGGCGCCTGTTTGGGAACTCCACAGGAGAAAGCAGGCACGCCGCTCGTCCCCGCACtcccttcttttctccttccccCCTCGTGTAAAGATTCCACGCACCAGTTCCACCGCCTGACTCgaaacacatcatttacagCCATGTTGGCGGGCACTAAAGtgatattatatatatacatatatgatatTTGTGACTTTTTCAACTGAAAACTGTGCAGCTATAATAATCATGTGTAAACAACacggaggagagacagaaaagtgttgtagctttgttttttttttattattataatttttcttttgtggaaaaaaaaaagaaaaacagtcttGTAAGAGTGTTTTTAACCTATTTCAAATGTGTTCTTCCAAAACTTTGGCACATGCCATGCCCTTTGACCCCAGATGTCtcagcatgtgtgcgtgtgtgtgtgcgtgtgtgtgactgaataACTGGAACTCATCAGAATCAGAGCACTGAAAGGACGAGCTAAAATGTCCTCCAGTGTCAACAGAGGAAATGAGTGCACATTGTGCAAtgtagtgtgtgcgtgtgagtgtgtgagtgtatatacctgtgtgtgtgtttgtgcgtcctTTTTTGTTTGCCTGCGAGCGTTTGAGAAAGACAGCGGGGAGAGAAAGtttgaggcagaggagggaagaaaaatattgaatggaagaaagagaaaacaatccACTTGAGGAGGTGACTCAGCTCCTCTCCAGCCAGTCTGCAGTTCTTCTCGTGTATTTATTGTAACGTTTCGCTCTTCCTCATCAAACTCAGCACCGTTTTGTTCACAAGTGCATGTGTGCCAATGGCTCCTGTTGTCTTTGTCCAGCCTAAACGTGCTTgatcaaatcattttttctcctctttatatttattattttatttcaaattcatcttcttcttcttttttattactgttgtcctttttttttacgTGTTTTATCTTCGTCCCACGTTGACTTTAATCAGACACACATCACCAAAGTTGTCCTATGCTTTTTCTAAGGGGTTTGGGCCTGGATTATTATGTTGGTGTAAGAGGGGGATTTCAACATCCTACAGACGTCTACAGAagtttttaaatcactgtaTTTTATAGGAACGCCTGTGTGATTGTACTGATCTTTCCTTTTCCTCGTTTTGTTACTGTTGAACTGCATCTTTTTGGGAAAAACATCCTGCATGATCCAACAGTGTTTCCAGAGCTGTTGTATATACCCTTTGTGAATACGTTGTGACTGTACAGTACTGTACCTATCTATTACTGGCAACTACATGGTACTGTATGTCTGTCAAGgactacacacactcacaaacacacacagaatcccTTATAACGAAACTGATCCGAATGCACTCTCACTGGCCTTGTGTTGAGTATCTGTGTATTGTGTACAGTTTTTCCATTACCCTGTGACAATGCATCAGTGGACAGGAATATTTGAATTGCTCGGCAGGCGAgttttaagggttttttttttttgtttgtttttttttcctctttttcttaaTCGAGAAATCAGTCAGCTTTAAAtgagctgcttttgtttctgtctaAAAGATTGTTAATGCAGCTCAGAGGTCCAAATTTCTCCAACAAATGATTTGTTTAATGTTATTGGAAGCGACCTCGTGCTCTTTATTTGAAGTGAGAATGTGCAAAAATGTCCTCTGGATTGTTCTGAGGCCTAATAATGACCTTTTGATAACCACAATTAGCAAAAACGTGTGAACAtgatttgtgtattttcatcacattttctattgTTTTAAGTTATTACTTTTGTCCCGTGTTTTTATGAAAGCTATCATTTGGTTTACACAGTTTTGTGCAGTACAGTCAATGAATTTAAAGTATACTGTATGTTCCCCTATTTGGAGAGTTGTGATCCATTTGAAGAACCAAATACGGCTTGACTGATGTTAAAAATTGATCACACCACCTGCATATAACACACCTGAAGGATCAGATGTCGTTTGTGTTCGTCTATATGTTTGTTAAAGACAATGCACTGCCGCATTGGGATGTTTTATTTCCCTACACAGTGTGTAACTGTAAGTGTAACCTTTCACAGAATCACGTCTAGTAATTTGAGCGACACAAATTGTACCGTCTGATTGCAGACGTTGGAAATTGAGTTGAGGATTTAAAAGAGAATGCAATTAATATTGTTATAAATGAAATTTGGGGGAGAACCCCCTCCTATTTGCATTACGAGGGGAGGTTGTGGCAGGGGGTCGGGGGTGGGGTCGGGGATGCAATGGATACGTGTATATAATGTAAATGACAAATAGAGACACGTTAAcagaaatgtattcattttctCCAGGGGGAGTGTGCATAGTGTATTTAGAATTTGTAAAGCTTCCATCCTGTCAGACGTTGAATTGGCAAAACgagtctgtgtttgattgcGTCTGTGCAGACCTCTCTAACCACGCCTGTTCATTTATGTAAGATACTTTATGTACCCCTCCACACGGGgtttccaagaaaaaaaaagacatttttcctttGTGTAATATTAAACTTCTGTGTATTTCTCTATTACCTGTGTACTTTATAAAGGTGCTACAAAATTATTCAAACCTTTTGAGGTATAATTGGGACTTGGAGACTTTGAGCTTTGAGCGGCTCTTGAGGGTTGTTTCCAAATTTACAGTTTGTAAAAGATTTTGTCAAATTTATAATTTTTATGCAATTTGGCAAAGTATGCTATAAAGGTACAATCTGAAGTGATTGGCACAACAAGTGGCAGTTGTCTCTTTGGTTTTGTACATTCTATGTACAATCATTTCATATTCGAAACTGGTCAGAAAAACATTGTGATTTTTAGTCTTGCAAATCTGTATGTAGTTAGATGACGTGACATCCTAATATTTATCTAATAAATATGTATTCAGATGAAACACAATTAATGGCCTCTGCGTCTTTTGACACACAAAGTGCAACCAGCATTAAATCATTACATATTCTGCAAAAGGATGAAAAAGGCTCTAAGCTTGTGCTGCACAATCCATACGGTATCTTTAAATCTTTACTAAATATACATAGAATTTACAGTGACACAAATTTAATTACCCATGTTAATGGTGTTTTCCCCATTATTTAATGCAAGCTGGAATAGCACAGAATAACCAGCAGGCCCTTTTCACTGAGGCcgttttgacatgtcacagtaggcaAGGCGCAGGtgtgaataataaaattaatgatgacTGACCTCCTCGtagctgctctgtttttcaaGGTCCTGCTATTGTGCATGATGACATGATTAATGTTatcagtaacacctgtgcttttcctgctagAACAGGTTAaaaagtctgctgtgaaaaaaaggCCTGTTTGACCGTTTTAAGTTTATTCTAAAGCTGTTCGTGCTCGTCTCTTATCCTGTGAGCTGAAACGAATACTGAAAAAAGTGGATTGATGCAGTCACTGTAGCAAGTAATCAGCATCTTTTCTCCTGTCATGAATTAATGGGCCATAGATTGAAGCTGTTGAAAACTTAAAAGTTAAATGTTCCAGATGAAAACATAATAGTTTAATTTACAGTGAGGCACAAgggaattcaaaagaaaagtaaggctgaaaaaaaaaaaaaaactctatttggaataaataaagtatgactaataaacacaaatgcagtaatattagttgaaaaaaaaaaagtcatttttttgccttttttccttttcatagATTTTAAAAGCTTCAGGTTGTCTTAAACGTTTTAAACTATATTAAAACTGGAAACAACAgcttgagggggaaaaaaaaaaaaaaaaaaaaaaaaaaaaaagctccacaTAAGGTTCACTTACTCTGTGTTTCTgaagctttcaaccacatctcctGGCTTTCCTGGATGGATCTCCTCAGCTGTCATCGAGAGGGTTTAGCTGTTATCACACAAACAAAGTACAAACTTTTGGTCATTTGATAAATGACTGTACGTTTTGCCAAACTGAGAAAGTCCAAAACAAACATCTATAAAAGTGGACCtttgagatttttgtttttttgacccAAATAAAGTTGTTTTACTTCCTAAAACCTCCCACGTGGGACTCTCCACGTTATAGGGAAGCATCCAGCTGGAGTTTGTGAACATTGTCAGGTCCCACAAACAAACGCACTGCGAGTTAATCACAACAGAAAGAAGGGGAGAGGGAAATTtaccacagagagaaaggacaaatggagggtataaaaaaaaagggtcagGGATAACAGGCGCAAGCTAAAATGGCATATAGGACAGGGCAGGAAGTATCTGGTCAGCTTTCTTAAGAAAACAGGAAGGGAAAGCGATaagacaaaaaactgaaaatccgGATATTGTTGTTGGAATTAACTAACTGCACAAGATGGCAGTAAACGCAACACCGAGGATGCAAGCCGCCGTTAAAGCtcgaagaagaagaatgacCTCCCACGTGACGTTGACGTCACATGTAAACACTCACTCGCAGCACCCATGGCCTATGGGTCCTCCTCGTCCTAATAGCTATGTTACAAATTAAAAAACGCATGCGATACAGCTCGCTGGGCGTCGCCGGTGCGAAGCTGTTTTCCTCCGGTTCCTCCGAGAACCCTGTCGTGTTTCTGGACATCGAGGCCGACAACGAGCCGCTCGGAAGGATAATCATTGAggtagctagctagttagcattagcCCCTCCAGAACACCTTCGCCTCACCTGCAGCATGTCTGACAGTCCTCAAATATGTCAGCCTAAGAGAACTTTGCTTAAACAATCACTCctgaatttaaatgtgatttataTTATCTTGCAGTTGAATGCAGATGTCGTACCAAAGACTGCAGGTATGTTCTACAGTGCTTATTAGCTAACCTAGCAGCTGAATATCAAGAGTTACATTAGTTATTTTCCCACTATTTAAAGAACTATTTAGTTGTCCTTGACTTATtttaacatgaataaaaaaataataatttcacaGAAAACTTTAAGTCACTGTGCACTGGGGAACATGGCTTCGGATACAAGGGATCTGTGTTTCACAGGATCATACCTGAGTTCATGTGTCAGGTAAGACTGGCAGTAAAGATGATGCACATAAAGGTGAAGTGGTTGCCATTTTGgctgttgctgtgttttctgtcatagGGGGGAGACTTCACCAACCACAACGGCACAGGAGGGAAATCTATATATGGGAAAACATTTAAAGATGAAaacttcaaattaaaacacactggTCCAGGTACATCTTCACAGCTTTGCTTCCACATTTACTAAAGCCTGCTTTATCTCTGTTTAGAGGACAAAATCCTGCATCCATCCATGATACATATCATCACTTCATGCAGCTTGTTTTATTCAGATCTTATAGGCTGATGAATAATATTGAAAttgaattcattaaaaataataattagtcAACTGGACAGCAGATCGACTAATAAGGTCATTTATCGAGTTACAGTTCAGTTATTCTGGAGTTCCAGTATCTCaactgtggtgactttttttcattattttctgatgtttttaagactaaatgattaagaaataaatcaacaaatgaatcaaaaaggaaagtaaCTGTAAAATGCAGATCTTCTCTGATATGAATTGagacatttctgtcactttccttGCCTCCTTACAGTGTAATTTGCCTGAATCTTAGTATAGCTGCCtctccactagatggcagcgCCCAATCCCATGCAGCACTAAAACCCCCTCCGATGTGATTTTTGCAATCCCCAGGTGAATgacctactttttttttttcttttttttttgagagtcAACATGCACTAATCAAAATAACTCATTTCTTGAATAAACTTCACCCACATGCTGATTATGTGGTGCATATTTCAACGTGTTGCATAATCACAGTTTGCGTCAGTTTcagaacagagaaacagaccTTCACT contains:
- the zmiz1a gene encoding zinc finger MIZ domain-containing protein 1a isoform X1, with product MNTLPSMDRHIQQTNDRLQCIKQHLQNPANFHSAATELLDWCGDPRAFQRPFEQSLMGCLTVVSRVAAQQGFDLDLGYRLLAVCAANRDKFTPKSAETSTCRRCQSDSALLSSWCEELGRLLLLRHQKNRQNEPQGKVPMQPSMNSMNSMKPGLTHSDGSFPYDSVPWQQNTNQPPGSLSVVTTVWGVTNTSQSQVLGNPMANSNNPMNPGGNPMGSGMSASAAGLNSPQFSAQQQQFPNKGGSNQPYMQQGMYGRPGYPGGPGGYSGSYSGGPNAPPGGMGMTSHTRPPGDFTQPAAAAAAAAVAAAAATATATATATVAALQETQNKDMNQYGQMCSSFQMGPAQAYNSQFMNQPGPRGPPGGMNPASMGSGMNNPNMSGPPMGMNQARTPGMGPFGGHGQRMPQQGYPSGPRQGMPMQGIKRPYPGEASYGGQQYGPNSQFPPQQGQYPTSNASRPLPSPNYPNQRMPGQQGQGQYPPGMPMGQYYKQEPFNGQSTNFSGGGYSYGQGSGPPRPGNYPHSPVPGNPTPPMTPGSGIPPYLSPNQDVKPPFPPDMKPNMTALPPPPTNPNEELRLTFPVRDGVVLEPFRLEHNLAVSNHVFHLRPSVHQTLMWRSDLELQFKCYHHEDRQMNTNWPASVQVSVNATPLTIERGDNKTSHKPLHLKHVCQPGRNTIQITVTACCCSHLFVLQLVHRPSVRSVLQGLLKKRLLPAEHCITKIKRNFSSVAASAGNTTLNGEDGVEQTAIKVSLKCPITFRRIQLPARGHDCKHVQCFDLESYLQLNCERGTWRCPVCNKTALLEGLEVDQYMWGILNAIQNSEFEEVTIDPTCSWRPVPIKSELHIKEDPDGPLAKRFKTMSPSQMTMPNVMEMIAQLGPGPVPGHGPGHGPGPSPYPQHPGQHGGGNGGDYSGAGNSYHSQGNFDFPHGNPSGGGVGGGGSGGGGGPPMNDFIQGPQLSHPPDGPGGLLPQDKPLNHGMNDAMSHPDQPHNSMQQILHASPHPGSQTGPPLHHSGQSSQPPRQSQPQPQPQQPGQNSHPHGDLNFNPSSDGQMGQGAQDMPEPSLDLLPELANPDELLSYLDPPDLPANSNDDLLSLFENN
- the zmiz1a gene encoding zinc finger MIZ domain-containing protein 1a isoform X4; protein product: MQPSMNSMNSMKPGLTHSDGSFPYDSVPWQQNTNQPPGSLSVVTTVWGVTNTSQSQVLGNPMANSNNPMNPGGNPMGSGMSASAAGLNSPQFSAQQQQFPNKGGSNQPYMQQGMYGRPGYPGGPGGYSGSYSGGPNAPPGGMGMTSHTRPPGDFTQPAAAAAAAAVAAAAATATATATATVAALQETQNKDMNQYGQMCSSFQMGPAQAYNSQFMNQPGPRGPPGGMNPASMGSGMNNPNMSGPPMGMNQARTPGMGPFGGHGQRMPQQGYPSGPRQGMPMQGIKRPYPGEASYGGQQYGPNSQFPPQQGQYPTSNASRPLPSPNYPNQRMPGQQGQGQYPPGMPMGQYYKQEPFNGQSTNFSGGGYSYGQGSGPPRPGNYPHSPVPGNPTPPMTPGSGIPPYLSPNQDVKPPFPPDMKPNMTALPPPPTNPNEELRLTFPVRDGVVLEPFRLEHNLAVSNHVFHLRPSVHQTLMWRSDLELQFKCYHHEDRQMNTNWPASVQVSVNATPLTIERGDNKTSHKPLHLKHVCQPGRNTIQITVTACCCSHLFVLQLVHRPSVRSVLQGLLKKRLLPAEHCITKIKRNFSSVAASAGNTTLNGEDGVEQTAIKVSLKCPITFRRIQLPARGHDCKHVQCFDLESYLQLNCERGTWRCPVCNKTALLEGLEVDQYMWGILNAIQNSEFEEVTIDPTCSWRPVPIKSELHIKEDPDGPLAKRFKTMSPSQMTMPNVMEMIAQLGPGPVPGHGPGHGPGPSPYPQHPGQHGGGNGGDYSGAGNSYHSQGNFDFPHGNPSGGGVGGGGSGGGGGPPMNDFIQGPQLSHPPDGPGGLLPQDKPLNHGMNDAMSHPDQPHNSMQQILHASPHPGSQTGPPLHHSGQSSQPPRQSQPQPQPQQPGQNSHPHGDLNFNPSSDGQMGQGAQDMPEPSLDLLPELANPDELLSYLDPPDLPANSNDDLLSLFENN